Proteins encoded by one window of Procambarus clarkii isolate CNS0578487 chromosome 55, FALCON_Pclarkii_2.0, whole genome shotgun sequence:
- the LOC138352886 gene encoding uncharacterized protein — protein MYSLYYTTSSATVRTQSPSPTVRTQSPSPTVRTQSPSPTVRTQSPSATVRTQSPSATVRTQSPSATVRTQSPSPTVRTQSPSPTVRTQSPSATVRTQSPSATVRTQSPSATVRTQSPSATVRTQSPSATVRTQSPSATVRTQSPSATVRTQSPSATVRTQSPSATVRTQSPSATVRTQSPSPTVRTQSPSATVRTQSPSATVRTQSPSATVRTQSPSATGVGLLLLCL, from the coding sequence ATGTATTCATTATATTACACAACGTCCTCGGCAACTGTCCGAACACAGTCGCCCTCGCCAACTGTCCGAACACAGTCGCCCTCGCCAACTGTCCGAACACAGTCGCCCTCGCCAACTGTCCGAACACAGTCGCCCTCGGCAACTGTCCGAACACAGTCGCCCTCGGCAACTGTCCGAACACAGTCGCCCTCGGCAACTGTCCGAACACAGTCGCCCTCGCCAACTGTCCGAACACAGTCGCCCTCGCCAACTGTCCGAACACAGTCGCCCTCGGCAACTGTCCGAACACAGTCGCCCTCGGCAACTGTCCGAACACAGTCGCCCTCGGCAACTGTCCGAACACAGTCGCCCTCGGCAACTGTCCGAACACAGTCGCCCTCGGCAACTGTCCGAACACAGTCGCCCTCGGCAACTGTCCGAACACAGTCGCCCTCGGCAACTGTCCGAACACAGTCGCCCTCGGCAACTGTCCGAACACAGTCGCCCTCGGCAACTGTCCGAACACAGTCGCCCTCGGCAACTGTCCGAACACAGTCGCCCTCGCCAACTGTCCGAACACAGTCGCCCTCGGCAACTGTCCGAACACAGTCGCCCTCGGCAACTGTCCGAACACAGTCGCCCTCGGCAACTGTCCGAACACAGTCGCCCTCGGCAACGGGCGTTGGGCTGCTTCTTCTATGCTTATAA